The genomic stretch TGTGTAACCGATTCGGCGGCCGCACCGTCGAATCTGTCGAGCGGCACAAGGGTTGCCGCCGACATCGGCTCAGGAGGCCGTGATGGACATCGCCGTACTGTTCGGGTTCGCGCTTGCGATGGGCGTGCTCATGCAGGTCGTCCGTGAGGTCGTGCCCGTGCACATCCCCACGGCGCTCACGCACACCACCGCCGTCGCCCTCGCGATCGGGCTGAGCTACGGGCTGGACTACTCGCTGTTCGACGGCGCCCGCCAGGGGTGGCTGCAGTGGGTCACCACCGGCCTCGTGCTCGTCGGGCTCGGGGAGTTCCTGCGGCACGCGCTGGAGACCGTCGCGGGGCGGCGTACCGCCTGACGTCTTCTGCTGCGACGCGCGGCCGGCGCGGCACTTCGGTGCCCGACCGGCCGCGCGTTTGTCCGCCCGCGAGGTTTGTCAGGTAGCGAGCGTCACGCCGAGAGCCAGCAGGGCCAGGCTGAGCAGCGCGATCAGGCCTCGCAGCGCCCCGGCGCGAGCAGCGCCGGCGCCGACTCGGGCCGCGAAGCCGGCGTCGCCCGCGGACTCCAGCGATCGGCGGCGCAGCCGGGTCATGCGTCGCGCCTGGGCCATGCCGATCGCTAGCGTTGCGGCCAAAGCGGCCGCGACCACCACGGTGGCGATGATCGTGCCGCTCCAGGAGCGGCCGTAGAGCAGCGTCGCACCCGTGGCATAGGCCAGTGCGAGCGCCGCGGTGCCGACGATGCCGTAGGTGCGGCCGAGGCCGCGGAAGAAGTCGACTCGCGCCGCGGGGTCCAGGGTGCGCGTGGCCACGCGAGCGACGAGGGCGATGGCGAACAGCCCGCCGACCCAGATGCAGGTCGCGAAGATCAGCGCACCCGTGAGGGCGGCCGTGGAGGTGCCGGACATCGCCGCGGACCTACTCCAGCGCCGCGTCCACGGTGATCTTCGCGCCGGCGAACAGGCGCGAGATCGGGCACAGCGCCTTCGCGTCATCGACGGCGGCGTCGAAGCCGCCCGCGTCCAGGCCGGGCACCTTCGCTCTGACGACGAGCGCGGAGGACACGACGGTCGGTTTGCCGTCGACCTCGTCGAGCGTCACGGTCGAGGTGACCACCAGCTGCTCGGGCTCCGCCTTGCGTTCGCCGAGGCACAGGCTCAGGGCCATCGCGAAGCAGGACGAGTGGGCGGCGGCGGCGAGCTCCTCGGGGCTGGTCTTGCCACCGGGCGCTTCGGTGCGCGCGGCCCAGGTGACCGGCAGCGGCTCGAACGCACCGCTGTCGGGCCGGATGCTGCCGTTGCCGCGGGCGAGGCTGCCCGTCCAGGTCGTGGTGGCGCTGCGATCGGCGATCGGCATGCGGTGTTCCTCCTCGGAGTCGTGGGTCAGGACGTGAGCAGCTGGCGCAGGACGTACTGCAAGATCCCGCCGTGCCGGTAGTACTCGGCCTCGGCGGGAGTGTCGATCCGCACGTCGGCGGTGAACTCCCGGGACTCGCCGGACCCCTCGACCCGCACGGTCACGGTCGTGGGAACGGTGTCGCTGTCGCGCAGGCCGACGACGGAGTAGGTCTCCTCGCCGGTCAGCCCGAGGCTCTGCGGGGAGTCGCCGGCCCGGAACTGCAGCGGCAGCACGCCCATGCCGATGAGGTTGGACCGGTGGATGCGCTCGTAGGAGGTCGCGAGAACCGCGCGTGCGCCGAGCAGCAGGGTGCCCTTGGCGGCCCAGTCCCGCGACGAGCCGGAGCCGTACTCCGCGCCGGCGATGATCAGTAGCGGCACGCCGTCGGACGCGTAGCGCTGCGCCGCGTCGTAGATGCTCATCTGCTCGCCGTCGGGCAGGTGGCGGGTGACGCCACCCTCGGTCCCGGGCGCGAGCTGGTTGCGCAGCCGGATGTTGGCGAACGTGCCGCGGATCATCACCTCGTGGTTACCGCGGCGCGAGCCGTAGGAGTTGAAGTCTCTGCGCTGGACGCCGTGCTCGACGAGGTAGCGGCCGGCCGGCGAGTCGGCCTTGATGGAGCCGGCGGGGGAGATGTGGTCGGTCGTGACCGAGTCGCCGAGCAGCGCGAGCACGCGGGCTCCGGTGATGTCCTGCAGCGGGTCGGGATCGGTGCGCATGCCGTCGAAGTACGGCGGCTGGCGGACGTAGGTCGACTCGTTCTGCCAGGCGAATCGCTCGCCCGTCGGCACGTCGAGGCCGCGCCAGTTGTCGTCACCGGTGAAGACGTCGGCATAGCCCTTGGTGAACATCTCGGCGCGCAGGTGCTGGTCGATCACCTGCTGCACCTCCGCCGCCGTGGGCCAGATGTCGCGCAGGTAGACCGGCTGCCCGTCGCTGCCCGTGCCGAGCGGCTCGCCCAGCAGGTCTGCGTGCAGCGATCCGGCGAGCGCGTAGGCGATGACCAGCAGCGGGGACGCCAGGAAGTTCATCTTGCACTCGGGGTGGATCCGGCCTTCGAAGTTGCGGTTGCCCGACAGCACCGAGCACACGGTCAGGTCGTGGTCGGTGACCGCCTGGCTGACCTGCGGGATGAGCGGTCCGGAGTTGCCGATGCAGGTCGTGCACCCGTAGCCGACGAGGTTGAACCCGAGCTTGTCGAGGTACGGCGTCAGCCCGGCCGCGTCGTAGTAGTCGGTGACCACGCGCGAGCCCGGGGCGAGCGAGGTCTTGACCCACGGCTTCGGCGCCAGGCCGCGCTCGACGGCGTTCTTCGCCAGCAGCCCCGCGCCGACCATCACCGACGGGTTCGAGGTGTTGGTGCACGACGTGATGGCGGCGATGACGACGTGGCCGTGGTCGACCGTCGTCGTGGTTCCGTCGTCGAGCGTGATCTCGACGGGCTCGGAGGGCCAGTCGTCGGGCTGGGCCAAGCCGTCCCTGTCGGTCGGCTGGTCGCCGGCGTGGTCGCGGCTGACCGCGACCGGGTCGCTGGCGGGGAACGACTCCGCCGACGACTCGTCGAGCCCGACCGGCGGTGAGTCGATGCTGCGGCCGGCCAGCAGGGCGCGCACCGCGTGCCGGGCGCGGGACAGCGGGATTCGGTCCTGCGGGCGTTTCGGGCCGGCGATCGAGGGTTCGACCGTGGAAAGCTCCAGCTCGAGGGTCTGGCTGTAGGTGGGCTCGTGCGCCGGGTCGTGCCACAGACCCTGCTCCTTGGCGTAGGCCTCCACCAGCCGGATCTGACGCTCCGGCCGGCCGGTCAGCCGCAGGTAGTCCAGCGTGACCCGGTCGATCGGGAAGATCGACGCGGTGGAGCCGTACTCCGGGCTCATGTTGCCGAGCGTCGCCCGGTTGGCCAGCGGCACGTTGGCCACACCCGGCCCGTAGAACTCGACGAACTTGCCGACCACGCCGGTCCGGCGCAACAGCTCCGCCACGGTCAGCACCAGGTCGGTCGCGGTCGTGCCCTCCCGGAACTCCCCGGTCAGCTTCAGCCCGACCACCGGCGGGATCAGCATGCTCATTGGCTGGCCGAGCATCGCCGCTTCGGCCTCGATGCCGCCCACGCCCCAGCCGAGCACGCCGAGACCGTTGACCATCGGCGTGTGCGAGTCGGTGCCGACCAGGCTGTCCGGGTAGGCGAGCCCGTCGTCGTCGAACACGACCCGCGACAGGTACTCCAGGTTGACCTGGTGGCAGATGCCGGTGTCCGGCGGCACGACACGGAAGTTGTCGAACGCCTGCTGCGCCCAGCGCAGCAGCTGGTAGCGCTCCTTGTTGCGGTCGAACTCCAGGTCGGCATTGACCCGGAAGGCGTCCGGCCGGCCGAACACGTCGGCGATGACCGAGTGGTCGATGACGAGCTCTGCCGGGATGAGCGGGTTGATCTTGCGCGGATCGCCGCCCAGGGCGGTCATGGCGTCGCGCATCGCCACCAGGTCGACGACGCACGGGACGCCGGTGAAGTCCTGCAGGAGCACCCGAGCCGGGCTGAACTGGATCTCGCTGCCGTGCTCCGCCGAGGGGTCCCAGGCGGCCAGCGCCTGCACCTGCTCGGCGGTCACAAGCCGGCCGTCCTCGTGACGGAGCAGGTTCTCCAGCAGCACCTTCAGTCCGTAGGGCAGCCGGCCGACGCCGTCGATCCGATCCAGCCTGAACACGTCGTACGACGCATCGCCCACGATGATCCGGTCGCGTGCCCCGAAGCTGTTTGTCACGCTCTGTGCCATCGTCGGCCTCCTCGCGTCAGATCAGCGCCGCAGCCCTTGGCATACCCAGCCCTCCGGCGGTTCCTCGGAGGCGATGAAGGCACGGACCTGCGATGCCCTTGACGGCGTCAGCACGGCGTCGGCCTGCGGGTAGAGGATCGTCTCCTCCTTGGGATTGTGCCGCTGCAGCAGCTCGAACAGTTCGGCGCGGGTAGCCCGCAGCGCATCCGGGTCGACGGTGTCGGCACCGAGCAGTCCCTCGAGCGAGTCCAGCAGTTGCCACATCTGCGCGTGCTCGCGCACCATGACGAGGATCGGCCCCACCAGCCCCGCGTCGCGCAGCGGGGGGAACAGCAGCTCCTCCTCGGCGTAGATGTGCCGGCGGAGCGCCCCGAGTGCAACGGTGAGGCCGTCCAGGTCTGCGCCGTCTGCGCCATCGAGCCCGACCCTGATGCCGTCGTCGATGTCACGGTGGTCGTGCGCGAGCAAGCTGTCCAACGATCCCGTCAGGATTTCCTCGTGCGCCTGAGGCATGGTGGTTTCGAACCTTCCGTCGCGGCGCCGGCGACCGACGTGCTCCGGGGCAGGCCGGCGCCTTGTTGTCCCTATACACATTGTCACTTCTGAGCGACCCCAGGCAAGAGGAGGACCGCCGCTGAAGTGCAACAGAGCGGAGTCTCTCCCGCCTCGCAGCCTCTTGCGACGAGGTGGAAGGTCCCGTAGAACTAAGAAGATTAGTTTCTAAGGAGAGCGCGATGTCCACTCCGACGACCGGCGTCACCTCAGGGACCCTGGAGCAGCTGCAGACGTCGTACACCGCCGCCCGGCGCCGTCTCGACACGGCCCAGCACCGGATGCGCGCGACCATCGCCCGGCCGCACGCGCCGTTGGAGGCGCGGCGGGCCGGTCGCGACCTGACCGTGGCACTGCGCGAGGCCAGCACTCTCGCCAACCGCGCGCTGCAGCTCAGCATGGCGACCACCCCGGCTGCGCCACGGCGAGGGCTCCTCCGGCGCAAGGCCACCCGCAGCCTCCCGGCGGACGTCCAGGTCTGGTCGACCGAGCTGGTGCGGCTCGCGCAGGTCGGCGCGTGGCTGAGCACGGCCATCGCCGATGATCCCAGTCTGCTCGTCCCCACCGTCGTACGCGTCGGCAGCCGCGCGGCGACCGGCCCGCACATCGCCGGAATGGTCGCGGAGCCGAAGAGCCTGGTCGCCGCGACCCTGCACCAGCCCCGGATCGGCGTGGACCTCAGGCGCGTCGTGGACGGCATCGAGGGCCCGCGTGCCCTGCCGGGGGGCGAGACCTCCGGCGCCCCTGACCCGGCCGCGTGAGCCGTTTCCGCCGTCCTGGCTAGGGTCGAGCCGACAGATCGCCGGTCGCGCGAGCCTGCCCGCGCGCCCGGCCGTCGACGGCGGGCCTGCGCCCGGGTGACGGGACGGAGAGGATCGTGCTCATGCCCCCCGCGCGACCCGGGCCGAGCTCGACGTGAGGGACAACTCGACCGAGCCCGCGAGGCGCGCGGTCAAGGCCGCCGTTGCCACGCTCGACCCCGGCTACTTCGCGCTGGTGATGGGCACCGGCATCGTCTCGACGGGGATGCGCAACCACGGGCTGATCGCGTTCTCGGATGCGTTGCTGTGGCTGACGGCGTTCAGCTATCTGGTACTGGTCGCGCTGACGATCGGCCGGGCGGTGTTGTTCCCGCGCGAGCTGCGGTCGGACTTCGACGACCCGGCGCGGGGCTTCCGCTTCTTCACCTTCGTCGCGGGCACGAGCGTGCTGGGCAACCGGTTGGCGCTGGACGGGCACCGGCACACGGCTCTGGCGCTGCTGGCCGTCGCCTGGGTGGCCTGGATCCTGCTCGGCTACATCGTCCCGTGGACCGCCGTCCTGGGCCGTGAGGACCGACCCGTCGTCGCCAGCGCGAACGGCACGTGGTTCATCTGGGTGGTCGCGAGCCAGTCTCTCGCCGTGCTCGCCGCCGCGCTCGAGCCGACGGTCGTGACCGGCCGCCGCGAACTGGCCCTGCTCGCGGTCTTCTCCTGGTCGGTGGGCGTCTTCCTCTATGCCGCGGCCGGCATCTTCGTCGCCGCCCGGATGATGCTCTACCCGTTGCGCCCGATCGACCTGACGCCGCCGTACTGGGTGGCGATGGGCGCCACCGCGATCACCGTGCTCGCCGGCGCGCGCATCGTGCAGATGGCCGACGCGCCGATGGTGAACGTGACCCGCGGGCTCATCGCGGGGGCATCGGTCGCCTTCTGGGCGTTCGGCACCTGGCTGATCCCCGTGCTGGTGGCGGCCGGGTGGTGGCGGCACGTGACGCACCGCATCCCGCTGCGTTACCAGGCCACGCTGTGGAGCATCGTCTTCCCGCTGGGCATGTACGGCGTCGCCGGCCACTACCTCGGCTCGGCCGACCGCCTGCCCATCGTCCGCGTCATCGGTGAGAACGAGACCTGGTTCGCGCTGGCCGTGTGGGCGTTGACGTTCGCCGCGATGGCCGTGCACCTGGTCCGCACGGTGGTCCTGCCCACCTGGGCGCGGCCGGTCGCGCCGGCTCGCTGAGGTTCGTCGGCGGTTGCCGGCCCGGCGGCCGGGTTGCCGGCGTCAGGAGATCTCGGGCAGATCCTGGTGGGTGCTCACCGCGAGCCGGTTCCAGACGTTGATGACCGACACGGCCATCAGCAGGTGCACCATGCCGG from Mycobacteriales bacterium encodes the following:
- a CDS encoding hemerythrin domain-containing protein, which encodes MLAHDHRDIDDGIRVGLDGADGADLDGLTVALGALRRHIYAEEELLFPPLRDAGLVGPILVMVREHAQMWQLLDSLEGLLGADTVDPDALRATRAELFELLQRHNPKEETILYPQADAVLTPSRASQVRAFIASEEPPEGWVCQGLRR
- a CDS encoding OsmC family peroxiredoxin, with product MPIADRSATTTWTGSLARGNGSIRPDSGAFEPLPVTWAARTEAPGGKTSPEELAAAAHSSCFAMALSLCLGERKAEPEQLVVTSTVTLDEVDGKPTVVSSALVVRAKVPGLDAGGFDAAVDDAKALCPISRLFAGAKITVDAALE
- a CDS encoding tellurite resistance/C4-dicarboxylate transporter family protein, with product MRDNSTEPARRAVKAAVATLDPGYFALVMGTGIVSTGMRNHGLIAFSDALLWLTAFSYLVLVALTIGRAVLFPRELRSDFDDPARGFRFFTFVAGTSVLGNRLALDGHRHTALALLAVAWVAWILLGYIVPWTAVLGREDRPVVASANGTWFIWVVASQSLAVLAAALEPTVVTGRRELALLAVFSWSVGVFLYAAAGIFVAARMMLYPLRPIDLTPPYWVAMGATAITVLAGARIVQMADAPMVNVTRGLIAGASVAFWAFGTWLIPVLVAAGWWRHVTHRIPLRYQATLWSIVFPLGMYGVAGHYLGSADRLPIVRVIGENETWFALAVWALTFAAMAVHLVRTVVLPTWARPVAPAR
- a CDS encoding aconitate hydratase, with product MAQSVTNSFGARDRIIVGDASYDVFRLDRIDGVGRLPYGLKVLLENLLRHEDGRLVTAEQVQALAAWDPSAEHGSEIQFSPARVLLQDFTGVPCVVDLVAMRDAMTALGGDPRKINPLIPAELVIDHSVIADVFGRPDAFRVNADLEFDRNKERYQLLRWAQQAFDNFRVVPPDTGICHQVNLEYLSRVVFDDDGLAYPDSLVGTDSHTPMVNGLGVLGWGVGGIEAEAAMLGQPMSMLIPPVVGLKLTGEFREGTTATDLVLTVAELLRRTGVVGKFVEFYGPGVANVPLANRATLGNMSPEYGSTASIFPIDRVTLDYLRLTGRPERQIRLVEAYAKEQGLWHDPAHEPTYSQTLELELSTVEPSIAGPKRPQDRIPLSRARHAVRALLAGRSIDSPPVGLDESSAESFPASDPVAVSRDHAGDQPTDRDGLAQPDDWPSEPVEITLDDGTTTTVDHGHVVIAAITSCTNTSNPSVMVGAGLLAKNAVERGLAPKPWVKTSLAPGSRVVTDYYDAAGLTPYLDKLGFNLVGYGCTTCIGNSGPLIPQVSQAVTDHDLTVCSVLSGNRNFEGRIHPECKMNFLASPLLVIAYALAGSLHADLLGEPLGTGSDGQPVYLRDIWPTAAEVQQVIDQHLRAEMFTKGYADVFTGDDNWRGLDVPTGERFAWQNESTYVRQPPYFDGMRTDPDPLQDITGARVLALLGDSVTTDHISPAGSIKADSPAGRYLVEHGVQRRDFNSYGSRRGNHEVMIRGTFANIRLRNQLAPGTEGGVTRHLPDGEQMSIYDAAQRYASDGVPLLIIAGAEYGSGSSRDWAAKGTLLLGARAVLATSYERIHRSNLIGMGVLPLQFRAGDSPQSLGLTGEETYSVVGLRDSDTVPTTVTVRVEGSGESREFTADVRIDTPAEAEYYRHGGILQYVLRQLLTS